The following proteins come from a genomic window of Phycisphaerales bacterium AB-hyl4:
- a CDS encoding ferredoxin family protein codes for MPHIIAEPCIGTKDTSCVAVCPVDCIHPTKDEEEFEGAEMLYIDPDTCIDCGLCVDECPVKAIFPEEDLPDEWASFIEKNAEYYQ; via the coding sequence ATGCCACACATTATTGCCGAGCCTTGCATTGGAACGAAGGACACCTCCTGCGTGGCGGTGTGCCCGGTCGACTGCATCCACCCGACCAAGGACGAAGAAGAGTTCGAAGGCGCGGAGATGCTCTACATCGATCCGGACACCTGCATCGACTGCGGGCTGTGCGTGGATGAATGCCCGGTGAAGGCAATCTTCCCCGAGGAAGACCTGCCGGACGAATGGGCGTCGTTCATCGAGAAGAACGCTGAGTATTATCAGTAA
- a CDS encoding NAD(P)-dependent oxidoreductase, whose translation MPTVVITETLADEAADWLGRHAELVWCPHDKPAELREALKSADAIVVRTYTQVDDALLDLAPNLKVVGRAGVGLDNIDLDACERRGVPVVYTPDANTQAVVEYVFGLILDELRPRTNLPDAVTPETFHALRKSEVGKQLDHLSLGILGFGRIGKRVGQVAHAIGIKLHVCDLLPEAQLRNAVDYPFEFCSHEDLYASSQIVTVHVDGRPSNRHLIGQAELDKLHDPCLLINTARGMLVDPAALAEWAKRRTTCRAVLDVHDPEPPSADYVLYRQPNVRLLPHLAARTNEALANMSWVVRDVHAVLEGKEPRFPAVVSS comes from the coding sequence ATGCCTACGGTTGTCATTACAGAGACGCTCGCCGACGAAGCCGCCGACTGGCTTGGCCGACATGCCGAGCTGGTCTGGTGTCCGCATGACAAGCCCGCCGAGCTGCGCGAGGCGTTGAAGTCGGCGGACGCGATCGTCGTCCGCACGTACACCCAGGTCGACGATGCCTTGCTCGACCTCGCGCCGAACCTCAAAGTCGTCGGCCGAGCGGGTGTGGGGCTGGACAACATCGACCTCGACGCCTGTGAGCGCCGCGGTGTGCCGGTGGTCTACACGCCCGACGCGAACACGCAGGCGGTGGTGGAGTATGTCTTCGGGCTGATCCTCGACGAGCTGCGCCCACGCACCAACCTGCCCGACGCCGTCACGCCCGAAACCTTCCACGCCCTGCGCAAAAGCGAAGTGGGTAAGCAGCTCGATCACCTGAGCCTGGGCATCCTCGGCTTCGGCCGCATCGGCAAGCGCGTGGGCCAGGTCGCCCACGCCATCGGCATCAAGCTGCACGTCTGCGACCTGCTGCCCGAAGCACAGTTGCGCAACGCCGTCGACTACCCTTTCGAATTTTGCAGCCACGAAGACCTGTACGCGAGCAGCCAGATTGTCACCGTGCACGTCGACGGTCGGCCGAGCAACCGCCACCTCATCGGCCAGGCCGAGCTGGACAAGCTGCACGACCCTTGCCTGCTCATCAACACCGCTCGCGGCATGCTCGTCGACCCGGCGGCGCTGGCCGAGTGGGCCAAGCGCCGCACGACCTGTCGAGCGGTGCTGGATGTGCACGACCCCGAGCCGCCGTCGGCCGACTATGTGCTCTACCGTCAGCCGAACGTCCGCCTGCTGCCCCACCTCGCGGCACGCACGAACGAGGCGCTGGCCAACATGAGCTGGGTCGTTCGTGATGTTCACGCCGTACTGGAAGGCAAAGAGCCACGTTTTCCCGCAGTGGTGTCGAGTTGA
- a CDS encoding DUF4340 domain-containing protein → MNFKTTLVLVVLVAAVGGYFLFVERGRDRGPAAVEVSEDGQTLLGEASPERDAVRQVAVRRGDEAVVLFRDSDAWWQVEPVRFGVRSESARQIVERTLGLTWRERFLPGESADDDRPTLAEVGLDTPRAELTLTADATSWTVLLGRRMVDGQAYVQLAGDERIYIVDDGLHRAVLDETIRDWRRRQLEAPRAARAERVVHEHDGQTIELTKQDGRWYLDADDETLRSRASESRVDALVEAVRSLTISSFVADARDGLSTYGVDEPTTRVAVHTPDVGDGGRSYVLRIGAAADLSEREHYATWSVDEEMSPVVFTVERRGVDRLAVVHDELRDPRIVTTRPSDVSEVYIERADEPALHLVRDPDVGYRFGEDGPAYGADYTAASELIDAIARTEAVSYETGFEPTSEPRATVTLLRRGGREEQVQLFEDPGPELIDDDSEVNAAATYLAVREDERVAYRVSAEGLASVFAPLVAYRDMQLMNVRADDVAGVTLTRDDGAEFVFTRDEEGEWQLEGHASFERRAFDGLLAALRPLRAERWLDASAEHGEGFGWAVLTVERADGSPTVLHVDVSARQGAMADEAIGFELPRSFVDRLRDEYRPRTVLSLRAGEIEQIRRELPDDETLTLRRTSGGQYLSDGDTAVREQPAAALFDTLSSLRVWRYIDEPDDREDEPERQYVIERTEGDDYVVELWRLSDGVTAGRVGDRWFQMDGQTMDALYDSLLEDEEPVAYEEPEDVPMQVPVGDDTK, encoded by the coding sequence ATGAACTTCAAGACGACGCTGGTGCTGGTGGTGCTGGTGGCTGCGGTGGGCGGCTACTTTCTGTTTGTCGAGCGGGGGCGCGATCGGGGGCCCGCGGCGGTGGAGGTGAGCGAAGACGGCCAAACCTTGCTGGGCGAAGCATCGCCGGAGCGTGACGCGGTGCGGCAGGTGGCGGTGCGTCGGGGGGATGAGGCGGTGGTGCTGTTTCGCGATTCGGACGCGTGGTGGCAGGTCGAGCCTGTGCGGTTTGGGGTGCGCAGCGAGTCGGCTCGGCAGATCGTGGAGCGGACGCTGGGGCTGACGTGGCGCGAACGATTCCTGCCGGGCGAATCGGCGGACGATGATCGGCCGACGCTGGCGGAGGTGGGGCTGGACACGCCGCGAGCGGAGCTGACGCTGACGGCCGACGCGACGAGCTGGACGGTGCTGCTCGGCAGGCGGATGGTGGACGGGCAGGCATATGTGCAGCTTGCGGGCGATGAGCGGATTTACATCGTGGACGACGGCCTGCACCGAGCGGTGCTGGACGAGACGATCCGCGACTGGCGGCGGCGGCAGCTCGAAGCGCCGCGGGCCGCGCGAGCCGAGCGGGTGGTGCACGAACACGACGGGCAGACGATCGAGCTGACCAAGCAGGACGGCCGCTGGTACCTCGACGCGGATGACGAAACGCTGCGCAGCCGGGCGAGCGAATCGCGTGTAGATGCATTGGTGGAGGCGGTGCGATCGTTGACGATCAGCTCATTCGTAGCGGACGCGAGGGACGGGTTGTCGACGTATGGCGTTGACGAGCCGACAACGCGGGTCGCGGTGCACACGCCGGACGTCGGCGACGGCGGGCGGTCGTATGTGCTGCGGATCGGGGCGGCGGCGGACCTGAGCGAGCGGGAGCATTACGCGACATGGTCGGTCGATGAAGAGATGTCGCCTGTGGTGTTCACGGTCGAACGGCGGGGTGTGGATCGGCTGGCGGTGGTGCATGACGAGCTGCGCGATCCGCGGATCGTGACGACTCGGCCGAGCGATGTGAGCGAGGTGTACATCGAGCGTGCGGATGAGCCGGCGCTGCATCTGGTGCGCGACCCTGACGTGGGCTATCGCTTCGGCGAAGACGGCCCGGCGTATGGCGCGGACTACACCGCGGCGAGCGAGTTGATCGACGCGATCGCCCGCACGGAAGCGGTCAGCTACGAGACCGGCTTCGAGCCAACCAGCGAGCCGCGGGCGACCGTGACGCTGCTGCGGCGCGGCGGCCGGGAGGAGCAGGTTCAACTGTTCGAAGACCCGGGGCCGGAGCTGATCGACGACGACAGCGAGGTGAACGCGGCGGCCACCTACCTGGCGGTGCGCGAAGATGAGCGGGTGGCCTATCGCGTGTCGGCGGAGGGGTTGGCGAGCGTGTTTGCGCCGCTGGTGGCGTACCGGGACATGCAGCTTATGAATGTGCGGGCCGACGACGTGGCGGGCGTGACGCTGACGCGCGACGATGGGGCCGAGTTCGTGTTCACCCGCGATGAGGAAGGCGAGTGGCAGCTTGAAGGGCATGCGTCGTTCGAGCGCCGCGCGTTTGATGGCCTGCTCGCAGCGCTTCGGCCGCTGCGTGCGGAGCGCTGGCTGGACGCGTCGGCTGAGCATGGCGAAGGCTTCGGCTGGGCGGTGCTCACCGTGGAGCGGGCGGACGGCTCGCCGACGGTGCTGCATGTGGATGTGTCGGCTCGACAGGGCGCGATGGCGGACGAGGCGATCGGGTTCGAGCTGCCACGCTCGTTCGTCGATCGGCTACGCGACGAGTATCGGCCGCGCACCGTGTTGTCGCTGCGAGCGGGTGAGATCGAACAGATCCGCCGTGAGCTGCCCGACGACGAAACGCTGACGCTGCGGCGGACGTCGGGCGGGCAATATCTTTCCGACGGCGACACGGCCGTCCGCGAGCAGCCCGCCGCGGCGCTGTTCGACACGCTGTCGAGCTTGCGCGTCTGGCGATACATCGACGAGCCCGACGACCGCGAAGACGAACCGGAACGGCAGTACGTGATCGAGCGAACCGAGGGCGACGATTACGTCGTCGAGCTATGGCGATTGAGCGATGGCGTCACCGCCGGCCGAGTGGGCGATCGCTGGTTCCAGATGGATGGCCAGACGATGGACGCACTGTATGACTCGCTGCTGGAAGACGAAGAGCCGGTCGCGTACGAAGAGCCCGAGGATGTGCCGATGCAAGTGCCGGTGGGGGATGATACGAAGTAG
- a CDS encoding DUF4126 domain-containing protein, translated as MMTNSHEMLMGLAIGIGLAAACGFRVFVPLLIMSIGVRADYLNVASNMEWVGSTPALLAFATATALEIAAYYVPWVDNALDSITTPTAIVAGTFASASMITGMDPMLQWSVAAIAGGGAAGAVQIATVATRATSTATTAGFGNPVVSTAEAGAATGVALLAIVVPVLVVVFLVLMFAFAARAMFRRRKHVPALQ; from the coding sequence ATGATGACCAACAGTCACGAAATGCTCATGGGCCTGGCCATCGGCATCGGCCTCGCCGCGGCGTGCGGCTTCCGCGTCTTCGTTCCGCTGCTGATCATGTCGATCGGCGTCCGGGCCGACTACCTCAACGTCGCGTCCAACATGGAATGGGTGGGCTCGACCCCGGCGCTGCTCGCCTTTGCGACCGCGACCGCGCTTGAGATCGCCGCTTACTACGTGCCCTGGGTCGACAACGCGCTCGACAGCATCACCACGCCCACCGCCATCGTCGCCGGCACGTTCGCCAGCGCCTCCATGATCACCGGCATGGACCCGATGCTCCAGTGGTCCGTCGCAGCCATCGCAGGCGGCGGCGCTGCCGGCGCGGTCCAGATCGCCACCGTCGCCACCCGCGCGACATCGACCGCCACCACCGCCGGCTTCGGAAACCCCGTCGTCTCCACCGCCGAGGCCGGGGCCGCCACGGGCGTCGCGCTGCTGGCGATTGTCGTGCCCGTGCTGGTTGTCGTGTTCCTGGTGTTGATGTTCGCCTTCGCTGCCCGGGCGATGTTCCGCCGCCGCAAACACGTCCCCGCGCTGCAGTGA
- a CDS encoding DNA polymerase IV, with translation MPTPRTILHVDMDAFFAAIAELDDPSLRGKAVLVGGSGPRGVVSTANYEARKFGCRSAMPMSIARRRCPHAIVAKVTGQRIRDMSRRLLDILEQTAPLVQPLSVDEAFLDVTGMDRLAGDGPSIARNLKQRIRDELQLTASVGVAFNKFLAKLASDMDKPDGLTIITPDNLDATLLPLPVDRLWGVGPRTLEKMHTLGLRTVADLRQFGLARLQRRFGHDAGEHYHRLALGRDDRPVVPDREAKSMSQEHTFAEDVADADHVRHVLLRQAEHVARRLRKHSRQARGVSVKIRFGDFQTITRSATLPAPTDLTDDLWHAAVELYDAWVSHNFAPVRLIGMGAERLSDTADQMTLFPDPAREKRQQLDQALDRIAHRFGETSIGRGAGTGERKHTHGKNNPWLEGA, from the coding sequence GTGCCGACCCCTCGCACCATCCTGCACGTCGACATGGACGCGTTCTTCGCCGCCATCGCCGAGCTGGACGACCCATCCCTCCGCGGCAAGGCTGTGCTCGTCGGCGGCAGCGGGCCGCGCGGCGTCGTCAGCACCGCCAACTACGAAGCCCGTAAGTTCGGCTGCCGGTCCGCCATGCCCATGAGCATCGCCCGAAGGCGCTGCCCACACGCGATCGTCGCCAAAGTGACCGGCCAGCGCATCCGCGACATGTCCCGCCGACTGCTCGACATCCTCGAACAGACCGCCCCCCTCGTTCAACCGCTCAGCGTCGATGAAGCCTTCCTCGACGTCACCGGCATGGACCGCCTCGCAGGCGACGGCCCTTCAATCGCCCGCAACCTCAAGCAGCGCATCCGCGACGAGCTGCAGCTCACCGCCTCCGTCGGCGTCGCCTTCAACAAGTTCCTCGCCAAGCTCGCCTCCGACATGGACAAGCCCGACGGCCTGACCATCATCACGCCTGACAACCTCGACGCCACGCTGCTGCCCCTGCCCGTCGATCGGCTATGGGGCGTCGGCCCGCGCACGCTCGAAAAGATGCACACGCTCGGCCTGCGCACCGTCGCCGACCTGCGACAGTTCGGCCTCGCCCGCTTGCAACGACGCTTCGGCCACGACGCCGGCGAACACTACCACCGCCTCGCCCTCGGCCGCGACGACCGCCCCGTCGTGCCCGACCGCGAAGCCAAGTCCATGAGCCAGGAGCACACCTTCGCCGAGGACGTCGCCGACGCCGACCACGTCCGCCACGTCCTGCTCCGCCAGGCTGAGCACGTCGCCCGCCGCCTGCGCAAGCACAGCCGACAGGCCCGCGGCGTGTCCGTCAAAATCCGCTTCGGCGATTTCCAGACCATCACCCGCTCCGCCACACTGCCCGCGCCCACGGACCTCACCGACGACCTCTGGCACGCCGCTGTCGAGTTGTACGACGCATGGGTCAGCCACAACTTCGCCCCCGTTCGGCTGATCGGCATGGGCGCCGAGCGACTCAGTGATACGGCCGACCAGATGACACTCTTCCCCGACCCCGCTCGCGAAAAACGCCAGCAACTCGATCAGGCGTTGGATCGCATCGCCCACCGCTTCGGCGAAACCAGCATCGGCCGCGGTGCGGGCACCGGCGAACGGAAGCACACGCACGGCAAGAACAACCCGTGGCTGGAGGGGGCGTGA
- a CDS encoding redoxin domain-containing protein, protein MLSLSRRNICGVLATATVAGAGLLAAPAVSHAEGTVDDEAVQLLRAAVEQLADAEQFQVTMTMNVEVTGRGMRQEQATTYELAVQRPNRLSLRTVDGMEDSFVVSDGETLTEYIANFNRYIEQPAPADVADIFLNELDETVMTTMQAFGMIGALFSPERMASYEDMLREATVDDAEALEGDDQPSRRLSLLLHMDGDELGAGAGMGMDMDEAFEMPVEIWISEGDQPTIRRMKPDMSKMHERMAEEMPHMAGLTIEMWHDFTDWQLDAAIDDERFAFVAPEGVQQADSLQAAIEAFTAERQGGPGPRELVGEAAPEFELALHGGGEMKLADHIGEDIVILDFWATWCGPCVQALPALTDVAEQFADDGVVLYAVNQQESDDQVTQFMADKPYELTVPMDRNGRVGQQYRVRGIPQTVVIGRDGTVQAVHVGFGPNTKQQLESELQTLVDGGSLVGE, encoded by the coding sequence ATGCTGTCACTTTCACGACGAAACATTTGCGGTGTTCTTGCGACCGCGACGGTAGCCGGTGCCGGCCTGCTCGCTGCGCCGGCGGTCAGCCACGCCGAGGGTACGGTCGATGACGAGGCGGTGCAGCTGCTGCGGGCCGCGGTGGAGCAGCTGGCGGACGCGGAGCAGTTCCAGGTGACGATGACCATGAACGTCGAAGTCACCGGCCGAGGCATGCGGCAGGAGCAGGCCACCACTTATGAGTTGGCGGTGCAGCGGCCGAATCGGCTTTCGCTCCGGACGGTCGACGGCATGGAAGACAGCTTCGTCGTCAGCGACGGCGAAACGCTGACCGAATACATCGCGAATTTCAATCGCTACATCGAACAGCCGGCCCCGGCGGACGTGGCCGACATCTTCCTCAACGAGCTCGATGAAACGGTCATGACCACGATGCAGGCGTTCGGCATGATTGGCGCGTTGTTCTCGCCCGAACGGATGGCGAGCTACGAGGACATGCTCCGCGAAGCCACGGTCGACGACGCCGAGGCGCTCGAAGGCGATGACCAGCCAAGCCGACGGCTGTCGCTGCTGCTGCACATGGACGGCGACGAGTTGGGGGCGGGCGCGGGGATGGGGATGGATATGGACGAAGCGTTCGAGATGCCGGTGGAGATCTGGATCAGCGAGGGCGACCAGCCGACGATCCGCCGTATGAAGCCGGACATGTCGAAGATGCACGAGCGGATGGCGGAAGAAATGCCGCACATGGCGGGACTGACCATCGAGATGTGGCATGACTTCACCGACTGGCAGCTGGACGCGGCCATCGACGACGAGCGTTTCGCGTTCGTCGCCCCGGAAGGCGTGCAGCAGGCCGACTCGCTGCAAGCGGCGATTGAAGCGTTTACCGCCGAACGACAGGGCGGGCCGGGGCCGCGTGAGCTGGTGGGCGAAGCAGCGCCCGAGTTCGAGTTGGCACTACATGGCGGCGGTGAGATGAAGCTGGCCGACCATATCGGCGAAGACATCGTCATTCTTGATTTCTGGGCGACCTGGTGCGGGCCTTGCGTGCAGGCGTTGCCGGCGCTGACGGACGTGGCGGAGCAGTTCGCCGACGATGGCGTCGTGCTCTACGCGGTGAACCAACAGGAGAGCGATGATCAGGTCACGCAGTTCATGGCGGACAAGCCTTACGAGCTGACCGTTCCGATGGACCGCAACGGCCGGGTTGGCCAGCAGTATCGCGTTCGCGGCATTCCGCAGACGGTGGTCATCGGCCGGGACGGGACGGTGCAGGCGGTGCACGTCGGCTTCGGGCCGAACACGAAACAGCAACTGGAAAGCGAGTTGCAGACGCTGGTCGATGGCGGCTCGCTGGTGGGCGAGTGA
- a CDS encoding ABC transporter ATP-binding protein has product MIQASTLTKWYGPVRAVDELTFAIPKGEIVGFLGPNGAGKSTTIRMLTGYLPPTAGTAAIAGHDVLTDAAAARRQIGYLPESTPLYLEMRVDEYLHYRGRLMGMPRKHRRDRVSAVCDRCGLAHNRRRVIGQLSKGNRQRVGIAQALLHEPPVLILDEPTAGLDPVQIGEVRKLIDELRGKHTVLLSSHILPEVEKSADRVIIIAGGRIVAEGTPDELRQKVRRGGRIIVEAKADAKQLEAALKQVQHVAGVQVEANNGWCRSIVTPSGDNDVREAIGQALVQRGYPLREMRHETASLEAFFVQITAEQESGVSGQSSVQAEG; this is encoded by the coding sequence ATGATCCAAGCATCTACGCTCACCAAGTGGTACGGCCCCGTGCGAGCCGTCGACGAGCTGACATTCGCCATCCCCAAGGGTGAAATCGTCGGTTTTCTCGGACCCAACGGCGCCGGCAAGTCGACCACCATCCGCATGCTCACCGGCTATTTGCCGCCCACTGCGGGTACGGCAGCCATCGCCGGGCATGACGTGCTCACCGACGCCGCCGCCGCCCGTCGGCAGATCGGCTACCTGCCCGAGTCCACGCCGCTGTACCTTGAGATGCGCGTCGACGAGTACCTGCACTATCGCGGTCGGCTGATGGGCATGCCACGCAAGCACCGCCGCGATCGCGTCAGCGCGGTCTGCGATCGTTGCGGCCTCGCCCACAATCGCCGGCGGGTCATCGGCCAACTGTCCAAGGGCAACCGCCAACGCGTCGGCATCGCCCAGGCGCTGCTGCACGAGCCGCCCGTGCTCATCCTCGACGAGCCCACCGCAGGCCTCGACCCGGTGCAGATCGGCGAGGTGCGCAAGCTCATCGACGAACTGCGCGGCAAGCACACCGTGCTGCTGTCCAGCCACATTCTGCCCGAGGTGGAAAAGTCCGCCGACCGTGTGATCATCATCGCCGGCGGGCGCATCGTCGCCGAGGGCACGCCCGACGAGCTGCGACAGAAAGTCCGCCGCGGCGGCCGCATCATCGTCGAAGCCAAGGCCGACGCGAAGCAGCTCGAAGCCGCGCTGAAGCAGGTCCAGCATGTCGCCGGCGTGCAGGTCGAAGCGAACAACGGCTGGTGCCGCTCCATCGTCACCCCCAGCGGCGACAACGACGTCCGCGAAGCCATCGGCCAGGCCCTCGTCCAGCGCGGCTACCCGCTCCGCGAGATGCGCCACGAAACCGCCAGCCTCGAAGCCTTCTTCGTCCAGATCACCGCTGAACAGGAGTCCGGCGTTAGCGGACAGTCCTCCGTCCAGGCCGAGGGCTGA
- a CDS encoding ABC transporter permease produces MNVITTIARRELSSLFFSPIAYVVLALFTVGAALIFFTSFGQGAHATMRPTFEGVVWLLIFLAPAISMRLISDEFRSGTIEPLMTAPLNDMQVILGKWLGAMGFYLALLLPLVVLAIVLEIHAAPDRGPIVTGLIGLVLVGGLYMAIGIFASATTQNQIIAFLATVFIISLLTFLMFFLPRAGWVMPELRDAMFYLNVNGQFSDFNRGLIDLSNFAYFVTGIALFLFLAVKVLESKRWR; encoded by the coding sequence ATGAACGTCATCACCACCATCGCCCGCCGCGAGCTTTCGAGCCTGTTCTTCTCGCCGATCGCCTACGTCGTGCTCGCGCTGTTCACGGTCGGCGCGGCGCTGATCTTCTTCACCAGCTTCGGGCAGGGCGCTCATGCCACGATGCGACCCACCTTCGAAGGCGTCGTCTGGCTGCTGATCTTCCTCGCGCCGGCGATCAGCATGCGACTGATCAGCGACGAGTTCCGCTCGGGCACGATCGAACCGCTGATGACCGCCCCGCTGAACGACATGCAGGTCATCCTCGGCAAGTGGCTCGGCGCGATGGGCTTTTACCTTGCGCTGCTGCTGCCGCTGGTCGTGCTCGCGATCGTGCTGGAGATTCACGCAGCACCCGACCGCGGGCCGATCGTCACCGGCCTGATCGGACTCGTGCTCGTCGGCGGGCTGTACATGGCGATCGGTATCTTCGCCTCCGCGACAACGCAAAACCAGATCATCGCCTTCCTCGCGACCGTTTTCATCATCAGCCTGCTGACGTTCCTGATGTTCTTCCTGCCACGGGCCGGCTGGGTGATGCCCGAGCTGCGCGACGCGATGTTCTACCTCAACGTCAACGGCCAGTTCAGCGACTTTAACCGCGGGCTGATCGACCTGAGCAACTTCGCCTACTTCGTGACGGGCATTGCGCTGTTTCTGTTCCTCGCGGTGAAAGTGCTCGAAAGCAAACGCTGGCGTTAG
- a CDS encoding Gldg family protein, protein MTNRHDTHAVRRTKYGLNVAVALIAALLLATLVNWIAYRQTDARWDFTATRAHSLAPQTRQVLDGLDSEFRIVTMFREDLDELTRIRDLASEYGRRSGNVRIEHINPDVDVRRRQQLHADVREHFADELEPFVATVNDGVSALRAITERMPTIGTQLGEALEDESFEQGTTRQRVQQINAVITGQQSALSQQMQGVDEALDQSLPDYVAIKEAVQQLIEELDDGLLRTGVAWFEEAVESPSVPNRVKNALLSAKRELETLREASRSALREMRLAERPRRYDEARQGLSVQQTVVVFGPGKLRVIPAREMYRETAEGQQADMAFLGEERLTGALIAMGLEQPPMVVFVNSGRQPAIGEQGMYQQVAERLASANVRVEQWSPGGRMSSTGQPLPASSPPRAESGQRTVWIVLPVQDDNPMTGGASKEAVAELLEQRLAAGDAAMVMLMLDPAAGTGVYSPIVELLRDDWGIRPQLDRQVLREVQTGGGQTQSTGQFEVDRWPSELPVSQALAGMRGMFVQASPVHVGAVEGVQQWPIAALQGQRMWAARRVTDPEALRSARYDAAESEPSFPIAVAAERGDARLIAVADPVWASDVVTTYGQFGRGTAEISGALFPANSEMFVNSVYWLAGMEGLIAASPRTQDIRRIRAMSDMTLRGYYIALLGGAPLLILGAGVGVWFVRRRG, encoded by the coding sequence ATGACCAACAGACACGACACGCACGCCGTTCGGCGAACCAAATATGGACTCAACGTCGCGGTCGCCCTCATCGCAGCGCTGCTGCTGGCGACGCTGGTGAACTGGATCGCCTACCGGCAGACCGACGCGCGATGGGACTTCACCGCCACGCGCGCCCACAGCCTCGCGCCGCAGACCCGGCAGGTGCTCGACGGCCTGGACAGCGAGTTTCGCATCGTCACCATGTTCCGCGAAGACCTCGACGAGCTGACCCGCATCCGCGATCTCGCCAGCGAGTACGGCCGACGCAGCGGCAACGTCCGCATCGAACACATTAACCCCGACGTCGACGTCCGTCGGCGGCAGCAATTGCACGCCGACGTTCGCGAACACTTCGCGGACGAACTCGAACCGTTTGTCGCGACGGTGAACGATGGCGTGTCGGCCTTGCGTGCGATCACCGAGCGGATGCCCACCATCGGCACGCAGCTTGGCGAAGCGTTGGAGGACGAGTCGTTCGAGCAGGGCACGACGCGCCAGCGCGTGCAGCAGATCAACGCGGTCATCACCGGCCAGCAGTCGGCGCTCAGTCAGCAGATGCAAGGCGTTGACGAGGCGCTCGACCAGTCGCTGCCGGACTATGTGGCGATCAAGGAAGCGGTGCAGCAGTTGATCGAAGAGTTGGACGATGGGCTGCTGCGGACGGGCGTGGCGTGGTTTGAGGAAGCGGTGGAGTCGCCGAGCGTGCCCAACCGGGTGAAGAACGCGTTGCTGTCGGCCAAGCGTGAGCTGGAGACGTTGCGTGAGGCGAGTCGGTCGGCGTTGCGTGAGATGCGGTTGGCCGAGCGGCCGCGCCGGTATGACGAAGCGCGGCAGGGACTTTCGGTGCAGCAGACGGTGGTGGTGTTCGGGCCTGGCAAGTTGCGGGTGATCCCGGCGCGGGAGATGTATCGCGAGACGGCGGAGGGGCAGCAGGCGGACATGGCGTTTCTCGGTGAGGAGCGGTTGACCGGCGCGTTGATTGCGATGGGCCTTGAGCAGCCGCCGATGGTGGTGTTTGTGAACTCGGGTAGGCAGCCGGCCATTGGCGAGCAGGGGATGTACCAGCAGGTGGCGGAGCGATTGGCCAGTGCGAACGTGCGCGTGGAGCAGTGGAGCCCCGGCGGTCGGATGTCATCAACGGGGCAACCGTTGCCCGCCAGTTCGCCGCCGCGTGCCGAGTCGGGCCAGCGCACCGTGTGGATTGTGTTGCCGGTGCAGGATGACAACCCGATGACCGGCGGCGCGAGCAAGGAAGCCGTGGCCGAACTGTTGGAGCAGCGGCTGGCGGCCGGTGATGCGGCGATGGTGATGCTCATGCTCGACCCGGCGGCGGGCACGGGGGTGTACAGCCCGATCGTCGAGTTGTTGCGTGATGACTGGGGCATTCGGCCGCAGCTCGATCGGCAGGTGTTGCGCGAAGTGCAGACCGGCGGCGGGCAGACGCAGTCGACCGGGCAGTTTGAGGTTGACCGTTGGCCGAGCGAGTTGCCGGTCAGCCAGGCGCTGGCGGGCATGCGTGGCATGTTCGTGCAGGCGAGCCCGGTGCACGTGGGTGCGGTCGAAGGTGTGCAGCAGTGGCCGATCGCGGCCTTGCAGGGCCAGCGCATGTGGGCTGCCCGCCGTGTGACCGACCCCGAAGCGTTGCGCAGCGCCCGGTATGACGCCGCCGAGTCGGAGCCGAGCTTTCCCATTGCCGTGGCTGCCGAGCGTGGCGACGCGCGTCTGATCGCCGTCGCCGACCCGGTCTGGGCCAGTGATGTCGTCACCACCTATGGCCAGTTCGGTCGCGGCACAGCGGAGATCAGCGGCGCCCTGTTCCCCGCCAACAGCGAGATGTTCGTCAACAGTGTCTACTGGCTCGCCGGCATGGAAGGCCTCATCGCCGCGAGCCCGCGTACGCAGGACATCCGCCGTATCCGCGCGATGAGCGACATGACCCTGCGCGGCTATTACATCGCCTTGCTCGGCGGCGCACCGCTGCTGATTCTCGGCGCGGGCGTGGGCGTGTGGTTCGTTCGGCGACGCGGGTGA